In Bacillus sp. KH172YL63, one genomic interval encodes:
- a CDS encoding NUDIX domain-containing protein, giving the protein MLYPIRIRAGAVIVENGKLLLAEFNDENGLHYNLPAGGVEEGESIREAVVREVLEETGADVSVGELAFSYEYAPHLNAKMYGDTHTLSLFFSCERRSHELLTPSSPDPTQTGIKWVALSDLHTIVLYPKIQDRIIRYVNEGFREDFIEEADLAKS; this is encoded by the coding sequence ATGCTTTATCCAATCAGAATACGTGCCGGAGCAGTCATTGTAGAAAACGGAAAATTATTATTGGCAGAATTCAATGATGAAAATGGTCTTCATTACAACCTTCCCGCGGGTGGAGTGGAGGAAGGGGAATCAATCCGTGAAGCAGTGGTCAGGGAAGTGCTTGAAGAAACAGGTGCTGATGTCAGTGTGGGTGAACTTGCGTTTTCATATGAATATGCCCCCCATTTAAATGCGAAAATGTATGGCGACACCCATACTCTTTCATTATTTTTCTCTTGTGAGCGCAGAAGTCACGAACTTCTTACACCGAGCTCTCCCGATCCAACCCAGACCGGCATTAAATGGGTGGCTTTATCCGATCTTCATACCATAGTCCTTTACCCTAAGATCCAAGACAGGATCATCAGATATGTGAACGAAGGTTTCAGAGAAGACTTTATAGAAGAAGCAGATCTTGCAAAGAGCTAA
- a CDS encoding DUF2164 domain-containing protein, with the protein MFTKIPKEQKDEMIGMIQSFYYEQTGDEIGDLGAENWYDFFMKKIGPFIYNKGVSDSKDVLMDKMLLLEDDLYALKRPINRR; encoded by the coding sequence ATGTTTACTAAGATTCCTAAAGAACAGAAAGACGAAATGATAGGAATGATCCAAAGCTTCTATTATGAACAAACCGGGGATGAAATCGGGGATCTTGGAGCCGAGAACTGGTATGATTTCTTCATGAAGAAAATCGGTCCTTTTATATATAATAAAGGTGTCTCAGATTCTAAAGATGTGCTGATGGATAAGATGCTTCTTTTGGAAGATGATCTTTATGCGTTAAAAAGACCCATTAACAGACGGTAA
- a CDS encoding NUDIX hydrolase, whose protein sequence is MDLNELLRPLQDRSPKVLGSEAFSEYAILLPLIQVKDEVHVLFEVRSLNMRRQPGEICFPGGRLDPGDADERAAAVRETSEELGIDRSTISDLHPLDYIVSPFGTIIYPFVGTLHTRLEALLPNEEEVEEIFTVPLAFFKEREPDLYNIQFKMEPEESFPYNHIPGGENYNWQARNMKEHFFYYGDKVIWGLTARVLHHFVKLIS, encoded by the coding sequence ATGGATTTGAACGAATTATTGCGTCCGCTTCAGGACAGGTCACCTAAAGTGTTGGGAAGTGAAGCATTTTCCGAATATGCTATTCTACTCCCTCTCATCCAGGTGAAAGATGAAGTTCATGTACTCTTCGAGGTCCGCTCACTTAACATGCGGAGACAGCCGGGGGAAATCTGTTTCCCAGGTGGCAGGCTTGACCCGGGGGATGCAGATGAAAGGGCAGCCGCGGTCCGGGAAACGTCTGAAGAACTGGGGATAGATCGGAGCACCATCAGTGATCTGCATCCTTTAGATTATATTGTCTCTCCATTCGGGACCATCATCTATCCGTTTGTCGGAACACTGCATACCAGGCTGGAAGCTTTACTACCCAATGAAGAAGAAGTGGAAGAGATATTTACTGTGCCCCTCGCCTTTTTCAAGGAAAGGGAGCCTGACCTGTACAATATCCAATTCAAGATGGAACCTGAAGAAAGTTTCCCTTATAACCATATCCCTGGAGGGGAGAACTATAATTGGCAGGCGAGAAATATGAAGGAACACTTCTTCTACTATGGAGACAAAGTCATCTGGGGATTGACCGCACGCGTCCTTCATCATTTTGTGAAACTCATTTCATGA
- a CDS encoding PH domain-containing protein, whose translation MFGKVASDVLGLSDIGSVIKPVDYEKADSDDYIMHEDGERIYFLIKSKSDEYCFTNKALIHLDGTSAASKKRVLRRMEFHKYQISNVLLETAGTVDLDVEIKFKINSEIYSIDVHKKHLSEVKDLYKSLLKIGEITADNLIYSGYATESLQLASSTLGQVKADDIDVVKQFKEVNQYAFDWLSEKKKEFSPKDFGFVFETFIQQ comes from the coding sequence ATGTTTGGAAAAGTGGCTTCAGATGTTTTAGGTTTAAGCGATATTGGCAGCGTAATAAAGCCCGTCGATTATGAAAAGGCGGATTCTGATGATTATATTATGCATGAAGATGGTGAGAGAATTTATTTCTTGATCAAATCCAAATCCGATGAATACTGCTTTACGAATAAAGCGCTCATCCATCTGGATGGAACGAGTGCCGCAAGTAAGAAGCGGGTGCTCCGCCGCATGGAATTTCACAAATACCAGATCTCGAATGTCCTTCTAGAAACCGCCGGTACTGTGGATCTTGATGTTGAGATAAAGTTTAAAATCAATTCAGAAATCTATTCTATAGACGTTCATAAGAAGCATTTATCAGAAGTAAAGGATTTATATAAATCGCTTCTCAAAATTGGAGAAATCACTGCAGACAATCTGATCTATTCAGGGTATGCCACTGAAAGCCTTCAACTTGCTTCCTCGACGCTGGGTCAAGTAAAGGCAGATGATATAGACGTGGTGAAACAGTTTAAAGAAGTCAACCAGTATGCTTTTGACTGGCTGTCTGAGAAGAAAAAAGAGTTCTCACCAAAAGATTTCGGTTTCGTGTTTGAAACATTCATCCAACAATAA
- a CDS encoding cation diffusion facilitator family transporter, with product MSDESFFSLLKKGNKSSFFAMVGNGILAIAKGGAYFISGSGAMFASSMHSLADAVNQGFVFIGSVLSEKKPTEKFPTGFGRVINLFCMIAVIVVSIMAYETIREGIHLLKHPAEVKGIWLNVSVLVLNILIDGVILFKVMKEIGEEAREESRGWGIFTGAFKNVKRAAPPTRLVFYEDIVAVTGALLALIAVLVSYFSDVQLLDGIVTIIIGILMVGVAFRVGYDNMVGLIGVAAPKEVEDRVAQIIFGHKAVVDINRLRILQEGRYYHVESYLELEKGLPLSEADDIKLHIQDKLMADPDIADVTLGILEDDGKKEWEGAE from the coding sequence ATGAGCGATGAATCATTTTTTTCTTTGCTGAAAAAAGGGAATAAGTCTTCATTCTTTGCCATGGTCGGAAATGGCATATTGGCGATCGCAAAAGGGGGCGCCTACTTTATCAGCGGAAGCGGCGCGATGTTTGCATCTAGCATGCATTCGTTGGCGGATGCAGTCAATCAAGGTTTTGTCTTTATTGGCAGCGTCCTTTCCGAAAAGAAACCGACAGAAAAATTCCCGACTGGATTCGGGCGGGTGATCAACCTTTTCTGTATGATCGCAGTCATCGTCGTGTCGATCATGGCATATGAAACGATCAGGGAAGGGATCCATTTACTGAAGCATCCAGCTGAAGTCAAAGGGATCTGGCTGAATGTATCGGTGCTTGTATTGAATATCCTGATCGATGGCGTGATCCTCTTTAAAGTGATGAAAGAAATCGGGGAAGAGGCCCGGGAAGAAAGCAGGGGATGGGGCATTTTTACAGGTGCTTTTAAAAATGTGAAAAGGGCCGCTCCCCCGACCAGACTTGTCTTTTATGAAGATATTGTTGCAGTAACAGGAGCGCTCCTGGCACTGATCGCTGTATTGGTGTCTTATTTCTCAGATGTTCAGCTCCTTGATGGAATCGTCACAATCATTATTGGGATCCTGATGGTGGGGGTTGCCTTCAGGGTCGGATATGATAATATGGTCGGCTTGATTGGCGTCGCCGCCCCGAAAGAAGTGGAGGATCGGGTTGCCCAGATCATCTTCGGGCATAAGGCGGTCGTTGATATTAATAGACTGAGGATCCTTCAGGAGGGACGCTATTATCATGTTGAATCTTATCTTGAATTGGAGAAAGGGCTGCCACTGTCTGAAGCGGATGATATCAAGCTTCACATTCAGGATAAATTAATGGCAGATCCGGATATTGCCGATGTGACGCTTGGGATTCTAGAAGATGATGGAAAGAAGGAATGGGAAGGTGCTGAATAG
- a CDS encoding DUF3900 domain-containing protein — protein MDFTIQHLSFYLIQVEGKGEEADKRHKHFQTLTGSEYEESPLKSFLDGELTKIVKRKVDRHSKSESAPTKIGRFVVEPGHELTSNPNYNLFHRTRYAEGKEDFREACDQIVQMYLETSAIRGGAFLVATAKLTKFFDDPFVFIMKCDFEQKVATITDEATLIHNVEMAITTKNMKSIQYPYMPEEGMMDSAEIKIHQASHARYFEDFLKWVEYEKSMPEIVKTQVYGMVKEHISETYAEESDERVEFEEAVEEWAISPKRELQERFTTEQVVEATSQIVEQSPEVELKVKLDHVSVKALLSDFGDSIHLAKVNGRYVLMIESESVMFEKGFSPLEFLKPDELHDVIQRIQGKE, from the coding sequence ATGGACTTTACCATACAGCACCTTTCCTTTTATCTGATTCAGGTAGAAGGAAAAGGAGAAGAAGCCGACAAGCGGCACAAACACTTTCAGACATTGACAGGCTCCGAATATGAAGAGAGTCCCCTCAAAAGCTTTTTGGACGGAGAGTTGACGAAAATCGTGAAACGGAAAGTCGACCGTCATTCAAAGTCAGAGTCTGCGCCTACGAAAATCGGACGATTCGTAGTGGAACCAGGTCACGAACTGACATCCAACCCGAATTATAATTTATTCCACCGCACCCGATATGCCGAGGGAAAGGAAGATTTCCGCGAGGCATGCGACCAGATCGTTCAAATGTATTTAGAGACGAGCGCCATCCGTGGCGGAGCATTTCTTGTGGCAACGGCCAAACTGACAAAATTCTTCGATGACCCGTTCGTATTCATCATGAAATGTGACTTCGAACAAAAGGTTGCCACTATCACAGACGAAGCGACACTCATACATAATGTTGAAATGGCGATTACCACAAAGAACATGAAATCCATCCAATACCCATACATGCCAGAAGAAGGAATGATGGACTCAGCAGAAATCAAAATACATCAGGCTTCACATGCAAGATACTTTGAAGATTTTCTTAAATGGGTGGAATATGAGAAGTCCATGCCGGAAATCGTCAAAACCCAAGTGTATGGCATGGTCAAGGAACATATTTCAGAAACATATGCTGAAGAAAGTGATGAACGTGTCGAGTTCGAAGAAGCCGTTGAAGAATGGGCGATCAGTCCGAAACGGGAACTTCAGGAACGCTTCACCACAGAACAGGTTGTCGAAGCCACCTCTCAAATCGTCGAGCAGTCCCCTGAGGTGGAACTGAAGGTAAAGCTTGACCACGTCTCGGTCAAAGCCCTCCTTTCAGACTTCGGTGACAGCATTCATCTTGCCAAGGTCAATGGCCGCTACGTCCTGATGATTGAGAGTGAATCGGTCATGTTTGAAAAAGGATTTTCCCCATTGGAATTCCTGAAGCCTGATGAACTGCATGATGTGATACAGCGGATACAGGGGAAGGAATAG
- a CDS encoding metallophosphoesterase family protein has protein sequence MKIVVVSDTHMPKKGKGLPEPLVNDLKTCDLIIHGGDFNTVDIYEAFQSYGELVAVAGNVDSQDLQSLLPQKRIIEVNGVKIGLVHGDGKGKTTEGRALEAFDDEDVNVIIFGHSHIPYSRYTKGVFLFNPGSPTDKRKLPYYSHGILTITDGWRCEHVFYE, from the coding sequence ATGAAAATCGTCGTTGTGTCAGACACCCATATGCCGAAAAAAGGAAAGGGCCTGCCGGAGCCATTAGTGAACGACCTGAAAACATGTGATCTCATCATACATGGAGGTGATTTTAATACGGTAGACATTTATGAAGCGTTTCAATCCTACGGGGAACTTGTGGCAGTGGCAGGAAATGTGGATAGTCAGGACCTTCAATCCCTTTTGCCACAAAAAAGAATCATCGAGGTCAATGGTGTGAAGATTGGTCTCGTTCATGGAGACGGAAAAGGAAAAACGACCGAAGGAAGGGCTCTTGAAGCATTTGATGACGAAGACGTAAATGTAATCATTTTTGGTCATTCACACATCCCTTATTCACGGTATACAAAGGGTGTATTCTTGTTCAATCCCGGATCCCCTACCGACAAACGAAAGCTCCCGTATTATTCACACGGCATCCTGACGATAACGGATGGTTGGAGATGTGAGCATGTTTTTTACGAATAG
- the metG gene encoding methionine--tRNA ligase, which translates to MKIFIGGAWPYANGSLHVGHIASLLPGDIIARYYRLKGEDVLYVSGSDCNGTPIGIRARQEGITVKEVADRYHQEFHDSFLALGFSFDEYGRTDGEFHHAVVQHILQELYQQGWLYEKEVEQTYCERDSRFLPDRLVEGICPGCGARARGDQCDQCSKVLEPAELLEKTCKLCGQEPVLKTTTHLYFALSRLQDRLETYLQEQSNTWRENAQQLTKRYLSEGLQDRAVTRDLDHGVEVPIEGFGNKKVYVWLEAVCGYLSGSKKWAEQQRKDWRGYWDENATSYYVHGKDNIPFHTLIWPAVLIGINQKKLPDHIISSEYMTLEKRKISTSANWAVWVKDLLSSYQPDSVRYFLTMNAPEKRDGDFSWREFIYSHNSELLGALGNLVQRSLKFYVKEFGPAVTVPQVEEDVMDRLTALYKVTGQLIEDGNSRQGLEEIFSFIRWSNKRFDKKEPWNVIKENREEAKDILKEFLYIICNLRNVLTPFLPFTANALTTQLNISEKPAWSEIALPLKVNIEHTGPLFKRVDVDVIELERAKLNESIIK; encoded by the coding sequence ATGAAAATTTTTATTGGCGGGGCATGGCCCTATGCGAACGGATCGCTGCATGTAGGGCATATCGCATCGTTATTGCCGGGGGATATTATCGCACGATATTATCGTTTGAAGGGTGAGGATGTGCTTTATGTATCAGGAAGTGATTGCAACGGCACACCGATCGGGATCAGGGCAAGGCAGGAAGGCATCACGGTGAAGGAAGTGGCAGACCGGTATCATCAGGAATTTCATGACTCCTTCCTCGCATTGGGTTTCAGTTTTGATGAATACGGTCGTACAGACGGGGAATTCCATCACGCAGTGGTCCAGCACATCTTACAGGAGCTTTATCAACAGGGCTGGTTATATGAAAAAGAAGTGGAGCAAACCTATTGTGAAAGGGACAGTCGATTTCTCCCTGATCGTTTAGTTGAAGGAATTTGTCCCGGGTGCGGTGCGAGGGCAAGGGGAGATCAGTGTGATCAATGTTCAAAGGTGCTGGAGCCTGCAGAGCTGTTGGAGAAAACATGCAAACTCTGCGGTCAAGAACCGGTGTTGAAGACCACTACGCATTTGTATTTTGCCCTGTCTCGATTACAGGACCGGTTGGAAACGTACCTACAAGAACAGTCAAACACTTGGAGAGAAAATGCACAGCAGCTCACGAAGCGTTATCTGTCGGAAGGTCTTCAAGACCGGGCGGTTACGAGGGATCTGGATCATGGAGTAGAAGTCCCGATCGAAGGTTTCGGTAATAAGAAAGTGTATGTATGGTTAGAAGCGGTATGCGGTTATCTCAGCGGGTCGAAGAAATGGGCAGAACAACAAAGGAAGGACTGGAGGGGATACTGGGATGAAAATGCAACATCCTATTATGTGCATGGAAAGGACAATATTCCGTTCCACACACTCATATGGCCCGCCGTCCTCATAGGGATCAATCAAAAGAAGCTGCCTGATCATATCATTTCAAGTGAATATATGACCTTGGAAAAACGGAAAATTTCAACGAGCGCAAATTGGGCTGTGTGGGTGAAAGATTTATTGTCCTCATACCAGCCGGATTCTGTCCGTTATTTCCTTACAATGAATGCCCCGGAGAAAAGGGATGGGGATTTTTCATGGAGAGAATTCATCTACAGTCACAACAGTGAACTGCTGGGTGCACTCGGGAACCTCGTTCAACGCTCATTGAAATTCTATGTGAAAGAATTCGGTCCCGCTGTGACTGTCCCACAGGTTGAAGAGGATGTAATGGATCGGCTGACCGCATTATATAAAGTGACAGGACAATTAATTGAAGACGGAAATTCTAGACAGGGGCTTGAAGAAATATTTTCTTTCATTCGCTGGTCAAATAAGCGTTTCGATAAGAAGGAACCGTGGAATGTAATCAAAGAGAACAGGGAGGAAGCAAAAGACATTCTGAAAGAGTTTTTGTATATCATCTGCAATCTCAGAAATGTCCTGACACCGTTTTTGCCTTTCACTGCAAACGCTTTGACAACACAGCTGAACATTTCTGAAAAACCTGCCTGGTCTGAAATAGCCCTTCCGTTGAAAGTGAACATCGAGCATACGGGACCCCTCTTCAAGCGGGTTGACGTGGATGTCATCGAGTTGGAGAGAGCAAAGCTGAATGAAAGTATCATCAAATAG
- a CDS encoding class I SAM-dependent methyltransferase: protein MFSLQKQFKRPDGILGWVIGKVMEIDNRKINNWSLRQLGIKNGERVLEIGYGPGYCIHRITSTFPDTKVDGVDISETMKESAESKNQHAIDHGRVRLFIHDISKFQLDDVEYDRIFSVNNYPLWSDKNKALAHLHNMLKPGGTLIITVQPRGDEERDSRAKGYGEEILKALQESGFKNITISYKDVRPALTVCVKCTK from the coding sequence ATGTTTTCCCTTCAGAAACAATTCAAACGGCCAGATGGTATATTAGGCTGGGTGATCGGTAAAGTAATGGAGATTGATAATCGAAAAATCAACAACTGGTCCCTCAGGCAGTTGGGGATCAAAAATGGCGAACGGGTATTGGAGATAGGATATGGACCTGGTTATTGCATCCACAGGATCACCAGCACATTCCCTGACACAAAAGTGGACGGAGTCGATATATCTGAAACGATGAAAGAAAGTGCCGAGAGTAAGAACCAGCACGCCATTGACCATGGAAGAGTCAGACTGTTCATACATGATATCAGTAAATTCCAATTGGACGATGTCGAGTATGACCGGATCTTTTCCGTCAACAATTATCCTCTTTGGAGTGACAAGAATAAAGCGCTCGCCCATTTGCACAATATGTTGAAACCAGGCGGCACCCTCATCATTACTGTCCAGCCAAGAGGGGATGAAGAAAGGGACAGCCGGGCAAAAGGCTATGGTGAAGAAATATTAAAAGCACTACAGGAATCCGGTTTCAAGAACATCACGATTTCCTATAAAGATGTCCGCCCTGCGCTGACCGTGTGTGTGAAGTGCACCAAATAA
- a CDS encoding S66 family peptidase, which produces MIIPARLQEGDIIGICSPSSPVAGHCPKRLNRGIEELKSLGFKVKTAPNTLKINEYMAGTVEERVDDLHGLFADEEVKAIITTIGGTCSHQLLEHLDYNFIRNHPKILLGYSDITALHLAIHRMTGMTTYLGPAVLPQYGEWGGLIPYTKEHIIRTLMEGEKVVYMPSASHVMEHLWWDEEDNRAREQLDNKGPQAVRAGMGEGNIVAANVGTMLLLSATPYFPDLEGAILCIEDDPDETPSSIDRYLTQLRHMGIYGKINGLVIGRFHENVGFQDNQLGEMLKRVTEGYDIPIVTDMDFGHTDPMFILPNGIRARLHVSRSEIDFRLLEKPVN; this is translated from the coding sequence ATGATCATACCTGCAAGATTACAAGAAGGTGACATCATCGGCATCTGTTCTCCTTCTTCCCCGGTCGCCGGTCATTGTCCGAAGAGACTGAATAGAGGAATAGAAGAACTGAAAAGCCTTGGATTTAAGGTGAAGACAGCACCAAATACGTTGAAAATCAATGAGTATATGGCGGGTACTGTGGAGGAAAGGGTGGATGATCTTCATGGACTTTTTGCGGACGAAGAAGTGAAGGCAATCATCACGACGATTGGTGGAACATGTTCCCATCAGCTTCTTGAACATCTCGACTACAATTTCATCAGGAATCATCCTAAGATTCTCCTCGGGTACAGTGACATCACTGCCCTTCATCTGGCCATACACCGCATGACCGGCATGACGACCTATCTGGGCCCGGCCGTCCTTCCCCAATACGGTGAATGGGGCGGGCTTATCCCTTATACAAAGGAGCATATCATTCGAACACTCATGGAAGGGGAAAAGGTGGTTTATATGCCGTCTGCATCCCATGTCATGGAACACTTGTGGTGGGATGAAGAAGACAATCGTGCAAGGGAGCAGCTGGATAATAAAGGCCCTCAGGCAGTGAGAGCAGGGATGGGTGAAGGAAACATCGTTGCGGCCAATGTAGGGACGATGCTGCTTCTTTCAGCCACACCGTATTTTCCTGATTTGGAGGGAGCGATCCTGTGTATTGAGGATGACCCCGACGAAACGCCGTCATCCATTGATCGGTACCTGACCCAGCTTCGGCATATGGGTATTTACGGCAAAATCAACGGCCTGGTAATTGGCCGTTTTCATGAGAATGTAGGCTTTCAGGACAACCAGCTGGGAGAGATGCTGAAAAGAGTGACAGAAGGATATGACATTCCGATCGTTACAGACATGGATTTCGGTCATACCGATCCGATGTTCATCCTTCCCAATGGGATAAGAGCAAGACTTCATGTTTCCAGGAGTGAAATAGATTTCCGGTTGCTAGAAAAGCCGGTGAATTGA
- the trpA gene encoding tryptophan synthase subunit alpha: MGKQFLDQTFQAELNQGNKLFIPYVMAGDGGMDALLPTLKMLEDSGATAIEVGIPFSDPVADGPTIQEAGKRALKSGTTLQKVFETLKEIRSEIGIPLVFMTYMNPVYKFGIKRFFEQCSKAGVDGVIIPDLPLEHHDLIKEPSNANGIAVVQLATLTSPEDRIRELASVTEGFLYAVTINGTTGTREGFGENISDHLLKLKNNCQVPVLAGFGISTPEHVRNMAKSCDGVVVGSKIIDLIQNEAVEEIKELISASKASTMNS; this comes from the coding sequence ATGGGTAAGCAATTCCTCGATCAAACATTCCAGGCAGAACTAAACCAGGGGAATAAATTATTCATTCCTTATGTCATGGCAGGTGACGGAGGGATGGATGCGTTACTGCCAACGTTGAAAATGCTTGAAGACAGTGGTGCGACTGCAATCGAAGTCGGCATTCCATTTTCAGATCCCGTTGCAGACGGTCCCACCATTCAGGAAGCGGGAAAACGTGCTCTGAAATCAGGCACAACCTTGCAGAAGGTGTTTGAAACCCTGAAGGAAATAAGAAGTGAAATCGGGATTCCTCTGGTGTTCATGACCTATATGAATCCAGTGTACAAATTTGGCATAAAACGGTTCTTTGAACAATGCAGTAAAGCCGGTGTGGATGGTGTGATCATTCCTGATCTTCCGCTCGAGCACCATGATTTAATCAAGGAACCGTCCAACGCCAATGGCATTGCAGTCGTACAGCTGGCCACCCTGACCAGTCCGGAAGACAGGATCAGAGAGTTGGCATCAGTGACTGAAGGGTTCCTCTATGCGGTGACGATTAATGGTACGACCGGAACGAGAGAAGGCTTCGGGGAGAATATATCGGATCATCTCCTCAAATTGAAAAATAACTGTCAGGTTCCTGTCCTTGCAGGGTTTGGCATCTCGACTCCAGAGCACGTGCGCAATATGGCCAAAAGCTGTGACGGGGTAGTCGTCGGGAGTAAAATCATCGACCTGATCCAGAATGAAGCTGTAGAGGAAATCAAGGAATTGATCTCCGCATCAAAAGCCAGTACGATGAACTCATAA
- the trpB gene encoding tryptophan synthase subunit beta, which produces MVYAQPDQKGLFGEFGGRFVPESLMKAVQELEAAYDEASKDEAFQAKLQSYLKDYVGRENPLYFAENLSKQVGGAKIYLKREDLNHTGAHKINNTIGQALLAERMGKRKIVAETGAGQHGVATATVCALLNLECVIFMGEEDIRRQKLNVFRMELLGAKVVGVKQGSATLKDAVNEALRYWVANVEDTHYIIGSVLGPHPFPKMVRDFQSVIGKETKEQFMEKEQRLPQAIVACIGGGSNAIGMFHPFIEDETVELYGVEAAGSGVDTDKHAATLTKGSVGVLHGSMMYLLQNDEGQIQEAHSISAGLDYPGVGPEHSYLKEIDRVRYTSITDEEALEAFKLLSRTEGIIPALESSHAVAYAVKLASDMDKDESVVICLSGRGDKDVEQVKERLGGNQHG; this is translated from the coding sequence ATGGTATATGCACAGCCAGATCAAAAAGGATTATTCGGTGAATTTGGAGGAAGGTTTGTTCCTGAATCTTTAATGAAAGCCGTTCAGGAATTAGAAGCTGCATACGATGAAGCTTCAAAGGATGAAGCATTTCAGGCTAAGCTTCAAAGCTATTTGAAAGATTATGTCGGCAGGGAAAATCCACTCTATTTCGCGGAGAATTTAAGCAAACAGGTAGGCGGGGCCAAAATTTATTTAAAGCGAGAAGATCTTAATCATACGGGAGCCCATAAAATCAATAATACAATCGGCCAGGCACTTCTTGCTGAACGGATGGGTAAAAGAAAAATCGTGGCCGAAACAGGGGCCGGTCAGCACGGGGTGGCAACGGCAACCGTCTGTGCACTGTTGAATCTCGAATGTGTAATCTTTATGGGGGAAGAGGATATCAGGAGGCAGAAACTCAACGTGTTCCGTATGGAATTGCTCGGTGCCAAGGTTGTCGGTGTTAAACAGGGAAGTGCGACACTGAAGGATGCCGTCAATGAGGCGCTGCGTTACTGGGTTGCCAATGTAGAGGATACCCATTATATCATCGGATCCGTATTGGGGCCGCACCCTTTCCCGAAAATGGTCCGGGATTTTCAAAGCGTGATAGGAAAGGAAACGAAAGAACAATTCATGGAAAAAGAACAGCGTCTGCCTCAAGCAATCGTTGCTTGCATAGGCGGAGGAAGCAATGCCATAGGGATGTTCCATCCGTTCATCGAGGATGAGACAGTTGAACTGTATGGTGTAGAAGCAGCGGGGAGCGGCGTAGATACTGACAAACATGCAGCCACTTTAACAAAAGGATCGGTTGGTGTCCTTCATGGGAGTATGATGTATCTGCTCCAAAATGATGAAGGTCAGATCCAGGAAGCCCATTCAATCTCTGCCGGACTCGACTATCCGGGCGTTGGGCCGGAGCACAGCTATCTGAAAGAAATCGACAGAGTCCGGTATACCTCAATAACAGATGAGGAAGCCCTGGAAGCTTTCAAGTTATTGTCCCGAACTGAAGGAATCATCCCAGCACTCGAAAGTTCCCATGCTGTCGCCTATGCTGTGAAATTAGCATCAGACATGGACAAGGATGAGTCAGTGGTGATTTGTCTGTCCGGCAGGGGAGATAAAGACGTCGAGCAAGTAAAAGAACGATTGGGAGGTAATCAGCATGGGTAA
- a CDS encoding phosphoribosylanthranilate isomerase, whose product MTKVKICGITREAEAHFAVDAGADALGFVFAPSKRKIEVEKAAEICAALPSHLIKIGVFVNESRENLKEIFQRVNLDYVQLHGDESPSFCESLDIPYFKAVSIKEKQDLFGIEKYQSEMVLVDSGKGPYRGGNGTTFNWDYMEGTRLPQQLILAGGLNPANVREAILKVRPYMVDVSSGVETDGKKDILKIGSFISEVKAVK is encoded by the coding sequence ATGACGAAGGTCAAGATTTGTGGCATCACAAGGGAGGCAGAAGCGCACTTTGCAGTGGATGCGGGGGCGGATGCCCTGGGGTTTGTGTTTGCGCCTAGCAAACGGAAGATCGAGGTGGAAAAGGCTGCAGAGATTTGTGCTGCACTTCCCTCCCACTTAATCAAAATCGGCGTCTTTGTGAATGAGTCCCGGGAGAATTTGAAAGAGATATTTCAGCGAGTGAATCTCGATTATGTCCAGCTTCATGGTGACGAGTCTCCCTCATTTTGTGAAAGTCTGGATATCCCTTATTTCAAGGCGGTTTCCATAAAGGAAAAGCAGGATCTTTTCGGGATTGAAAAGTATCAAAGTGAAATGGTCCTGGTCGACAGTGGGAAGGGACCCTACCGTGGGGGCAATGGAACCACGTTTAACTGGGACTACATGGAAGGCACCCGCCTTCCGCAACAATTGATCCTTGCAGGGGGATTGAATCCTGCCAATGTCAGGGAAGCCATCCTGAAGGTCCGTCCCTATATGGTGGACGTATCAAGCGGCGTAGAGACGGATGGGAAAAAGGATATTTTAAAGATAGGATCGTTCATCTCAGAAGTGAAGGCAGTTAAATGA